In Oceaniferula flava, the genomic window CCCGCGTGCAGCATGGATACCGGAGCCGGTGCGCTGGCGTAGGCAGGAGCTGCCCAGGAGTGGAGAGGGAAAAGGGAGACCAGGGTGCCGAAGCCGATGATTAACAGCAAGGCGACCGCATTCTGATGTTCCGCAGGAATTTCTTGCAGGTCTGAAAAGGCAAAGCCGTCCAGCTGTCCCACCGCCAGCAGGAGGCCGGCGAGGAGCACGATGGATCCGAAGGCCAAGTAAATGGTGATTTTCCAGGCAGCCTGTTTGCGTTCACCCGAGCCCAGAATCCCGATCATCAGGAAGGTGGGGATCAGCGCCATCTCGTGGAAGGCGTAGAAGAAAAAGATATCCGTTGAGATGAATGCGCCAATGGCACCGGCGGCAATCAGCAGGATGCTGGAAAACCACAGCTTGTCACGTCCCTCAGGGCATTTGCCAGTGAAGACCGCAGCGAAGGTCACCAACACGGAGAGGATGAGCATCACCACGCTCATGCCATCGTAAAGGCCGAGGGAGAGGTTAATGTTCGGTTGTTCCAGGACTTGGAAACCTGTGTCCCAAGCGCTGGGATTTGAAACCGCGACGGCTGTCAGGAAAATATTCAGCACCGCAGCACCGAGCGCAGTGTTCCGTGATGGCGCACCCAGCAGAATGGCCACAGCGGCTAACAGGGGAATGAGGATGAGAGCAAATAACATGATCGTAAAAAATAGGTCGTAATGGTCCTATCGGACTTATTTGGCAAAAACGGTGAAGTAGATAACAAGCACAGCACCCAGCGCCATCAGGTAGGCGTAGTGAGAGATGCTGCCGTTCTGGGCGAAGCGGCGGAAGAAGTTGCCCACTCCCTGAGCACTACGTGTGGAGCCTCCGACGAGTAGCACGCCGATGATGAACTCATCGCAGAAGTGAATGATGGCAGCCACGGCGTCCTGACCGATGGTGATGATCTTCTGGTAGATCTCATCGAGGTAGAACTTGTTGCGGAAAAGGGGGATGCTCACAGGATCGGAGGTCTTGCCTCGGTAGAGCACCACGGCAGCGCCCAAACCAAGCACAAAGGCCAGCAGGGAGAATCCGGTCACCTCATTCATTTCAAAAGCAATGTGCGGGTGGAAATCGGCAGAGGCTGGGATGATTCCTCCGATGAATGGTGAGGCCAGCGCCATCACGGCAAGCAATGCCAGCGGCACCCACATGATGGGAGCAACTTCCTTGGCATCTTCCGCATGCTGGTGTTTCGCCTCGCCGAAGAAGGCGACGAAGATCAGGCGGAACATGTAGAAGGTGGTCAGCGCGGCGACAAAGACGGCGATGGCGAACAGCGCCTTATGATCGGTCCAAGCGGCTGCAAGAATACCTTCCTTCGAGAAGAAACCGGACGTTCCAGGAACGGCGGTGAGAGCGAGTGTGCCGATGATGAAGGTGATGGCGGTGATTTTCATCTTACCAAACAGCCCCCCCATTTTCCAAATGTCCTGTTCGTGGTGGCAGGCGTAGATCACGGCACCGGAGCCGAGGAAGAGCAGCGCCTTGAACCAGGCGTGGGTGTAGAGGTGGAACATGCCGGCGTTGGGATCGACCAGGCCGATCGCCATGACCATGTAGCCGAGCTGGGAAAGCGTCGAGTAAGCGAGGATCTTTTTGATGTCGTTCTGCTGCGTCGCCATCAGCGCGGCGACGAGCGAAGTGATCGCACCCACCCAAGCAATAACATCTGGGGCATAGCCGAGGATGGCATGTTCATCAACAGTGACACCGAGAGAGAGGAAAAGCCGCGCCATCATGTAAACACCGGCGGCGACCATGGTCGCGGCGTGAATCAGAGCGGAAACAGGCGTAGGACCTTCCATCGCATCGGGAAGCCAGACGTGCAGTGGCAGCTGAGCGGATTTACCGACCGCACCACAGAAGGCGAGCAGGATGGCGGTGCCAGCGAGACAGGTGCCGACCACTCCCAGCGAGGAGCCTTCCATTTCAGAAAAGACCACCGTATCAGTGATCACCCAAAGCATCAGGATGCCGATCATGAATCCAAAGTCGCCAATGCGGTTGGTGAGGAAGGCCTTCTTGGCTGCATCTGCCGCCGTATCCTTCTGATACCAGTGACCGATCAGTAGGTAAGAGCTGAGGCCAACGAGTTCCCAGAAGATGAACATCATCGCGAAGTTCGATGCCAGCACGATGCCGGTCATGGAGAACATAAACAGTGAGAGGCAGCCGAAGTAACGCGCCTTCGCCTCGTCAGTTTTCATATAACCGAGCGAGAAAATGTGCACCAGCATGCCAATGCCGGTCACCACCATCATCATGCCGGTGGCGAGTTGATCGAGCTCATAGCCGATGCTGAGACTGAACGATCCGGCTTCCACCCACGTCCATGAGTCGGAGGCTTTAGATCCTAACAAGGTGCAGGCGATGATAAAAGTGATCACCACGCTGATGGTGGACAGCAGCGAGGACGCCATCGCATTGCGCTTGAGGCCAAGCTGAATGATCGCCGCAGAGGCAAAGGGCAGAATGAAGAGTAACCAGGGATTCATGGTGAATAGATAGGTCTGATGAGTCGGGAGGGACTGTTGAGATGGGTGTTAGCCTTTGAGGGTGGTCAGTTCATCGGTGTAAACCGTCTGTCTGGCGCGGTAGAGCGAGACAATGATGGCCAAGCCCACAGCCACCTCGGCAGCGGCCACGGTGATGATAAAGAAGACCAGCATCTGGCCATCGTAGTCAGGCAGTCCGTCGACCGATTTGAAACGGGAAAAGGCAACCAGGGTCAGCGACGCGGCAGCCAGCATCAGCTCCAAACACATGAAGATGATGATAATATTGCGCCGGATGATCACGCCCGCCAAACCGATGGAAAACAGCAGGCCGGAAATGAAGAGGTATTCGGAAAGAGATGGCATTGGAGTGAAGAATTGCGGATTGCAGAATGAATGAGTGACCGAGCAGGGGAGTTAAGCGTCTTTCTGGGTTTCGTCGTCCGAGATGGTGCGCACATTGGCTTTCACCGCGACGCGTGCTGCTGCCGATTTTTTCGAAAGCGTGACACAGCCGACGGTGGCCACGAGCAAGAGCACCGCGATGACTTGCAGCGGGAAGTTGTAATCGGTGAAGAGCTTCTTCCCGATCAAGTGAGTGTCCGGCAGGCGTCCGGCTTCCAGTTTCTCGCGAATGACGGTGCCTTCTTTGTAAACCAGCTCGCCCTCGGTATCGGTAGCTTTCAGTGCCTGTTCAAAACCAATCTCAGGTGCCTTCGGTGAGTTTTCCACCGTGGCCAACACACCAGCGAGCTGGATGAGAAGAATGGCTGGGATCGCGATGCCTGCGGCAAGAGAGGTGCCTCGCCAGTGGTCTTTATCGCTTTTCTGCAAGTCCATCAGCATGATGATGAAAATGAACAACACCATGATCGCACCGGCATACACCAGCACTTGTAGGATGCCGACAAAGTAAGCGTTCAGTCCGACAAAGAGCCCAGCCAAACCCACAAAGCTCAGCACCATGGAAAGCGCGCTCGCCACAGGGTTTCGCATAAATACAACCATCAGGCCACCGGCAACCATCAGCGCGGCGAAGAGATAAAATAGAGGAGAGATCATTTCTTTGAATTACAAATTATTTAATTTCATTCCACTTGTTAACCAAGCCGGTGCGGACGCCGCCGATTTCGTAGAGGCGTTCTTTGTCGTTCACCATATCGGCGCGTGAGAGTCCGGTCATGGCGTAGTCTTTACGGAGGAAGATCGCTTGCTCGGGGCAAACTTCTTCGCACATGCCGCAGTAGATGCAGCGGGTCATGTCGATATCGAACTCCTTCGGACGTTTTTCCACCTTTGCCCAAGGGTCATCGGATTCGATTTCGCCGGGGATGATGGTGATGGCTTTCGGGGGACAGATAAATTCGCAGAGCTGGCAGGAGACGCAGCGCTCGCGGTCCTGCTCATCGGTGACCAGGGCGGGCACACCGCGGTAGTGCTCCGGTAAGTGATCGTCCCACTTTTGCTCAGGATACTGCATGGTGACGCCCAGACCGGAGGAGTTCAGGGAATCGGCACCCAAACTTTTTCCGCGCAGCGACCGAATGGCGTGTTTGAAGGTCACAAACATGCCTTTGACGATGGAGGGAAAATAAAGTTTCTCCAGAAGCGTGAGTTTGGGGCGTGTAACTTTGATGATTGCCATAGAGAGAGTTAGTTAACCAGCATCATGATGCCGGCGGTGAGGAAGATGTTGACGAGGGCGAGTTCGAAGAAGACGACCCAGCCGAGTTTCATCAGTTGATCGTAACGGAAACGAGGGAGCGTCCAGCGAACCCAGATGAAGAAGATGATGAAGGCGATGACCTTGGTGAGGAAGGCTACGAGGTGGACGAGACCACCAAAGGCCCAGTCGGCGACGTGGGCATCAAGGCCGAAACCGATCGACCAGCCACCGAAAAACAGGGTGACGATCAGCGCGGAGCCGACGATCATGGCGGCGTATTCACCCATGAAGAATAGGGCGAATTTCATCGCGGAGTATTCCGTGTGATAACCACCAACGAGCTCCGTTTCACACTCAGGAAGGTCAAATGGCATCCGGTTGGTTTCGGCAAAGATTGAGATGGTGAAGACGATGAAGGAGATGAACAGCGGGATCATCAGCAACCACTGGCCACCGGAGTTCTTCCAGTAATCAGCA contains:
- the nuoL gene encoding NADH-quinone oxidoreductase subunit L, whose translation is MNPWLLFILPFASAAIIQLGLKRNAMASSLLSTISVVITFIIACTLLGSKASDSWTWVEAGSFSLSIGYELDQLATGMMMVVTGIGMLVHIFSLGYMKTDEAKARYFGCLSLFMFSMTGIVLASNFAMMFIFWELVGLSSYLLIGHWYQKDTAADAAKKAFLTNRIGDFGFMIGILMLWVITDTVVFSEMEGSSLGVVGTCLAGTAILLAFCGAVGKSAQLPLHVWLPDAMEGPTPVSALIHAATMVAAGVYMMARLFLSLGVTVDEHAILGYAPDVIAWVGAITSLVAALMATQQNDIKKILAYSTLSQLGYMVMAIGLVDPNAGMFHLYTHAWFKALLFLGSGAVIYACHHEQDIWKMGGLFGKMKITAITFIIGTLALTAVPGTSGFFSKEGILAAAWTDHKALFAIAVFVAALTTFYMFRLIFVAFFGEAKHQHAEDAKEVAPIMWVPLALLAVMALASPFIGGIIPASADFHPHIAFEMNEVTGFSLLAFVLGLGAAVVLYRGKTSDPVSIPLFRNKFYLDEIYQKIITIGQDAVAAIIHFCDEFIIGVLLVGGSTRSAQGVGNFFRRFAQNGSISHYAYLMALGAVLVIYFTVFAK
- the nuoK gene encoding NADH-quinone oxidoreductase subunit NuoK, with the translated sequence MPSLSEYLFISGLLFSIGLAGVIIRRNIIIIFMCLELMLAAASLTLVAFSRFKSVDGLPDYDGQMLVFFIITVAAAEVAVGLAIIVSLYRARQTVYTDELTTLKG
- a CDS encoding NADH-quinone oxidoreductase subunit J family protein, which translates into the protein MISPLFYLFAALMVAGGLMVVFMRNPVASALSMVLSFVGLAGLFVGLNAYFVGILQVLVYAGAIMVLFIFIIMLMDLQKSDKDHWRGTSLAAGIAIPAILLIQLAGVLATVENSPKAPEIGFEQALKATDTEGELVYKEGTVIREKLEAGRLPDTHLIGKKLFTDYNFPLQVIAVLLLVATVGCVTLSKKSAAARVAVKANVRTISDDETQKDA
- a CDS encoding NuoI/complex I 23 kDa subunit family protein, with amino-acid sequence MAIIKVTRPKLTLLEKLYFPSIVKGMFVTFKHAIRSLRGKSLGADSLNSSGLGVTMQYPEQKWDDHLPEHYRGVPALVTDEQDRERCVSCQLCEFICPPKAITIIPGEIESDDPWAKVEKRPKEFDIDMTRCIYCGMCEEVCPEQAIFLRKDYAMTGLSRADMVNDKERLYEIGGVRTGLVNKWNEIK